The genomic segment CGGCCTACGCAACACTTCAACCAATGATTTCGGGGCAACGGGAGGTTTCTGCTGCAAAACAGGCGAATTGTTTTCCCCTTCGAGCCCGAGTTCATGGTTATGATCCTTCTGAATTTGGTCGATAACCCACTTCCCAGAATCACGCCTTTGCACCCTAATGAAAGCAGGACAACCCGTCCTCGAATTCAACTGAAACCCTTCTTTCGAACAAACAAATCTTCTCGACGAAACTGACCCGTCTCTCCTCGACCTATACAACTGACCGGTTCGAATCTTAAACCCAACACGCATTGCATACAAACCATAGAAATCACGCGCCTCATCCGACGAATTGAACTCTAAACCCACGGAAGGTTCCATCCTTAAATCTCCTTCACTTTCTACATTACCACTATTGATTACATGTACTATACCGACCGGAAAAGCATTTACGACCATCGGATTCATACATTCTCCGCCATTAAGATTAGTATCTGAGCTGTCTCCATTTAATGACAAAAAATGGTcagaaaaaaaatcacaaaatatgattttcatcttcttcaaaagtaCTAAaaccatataaataattataacacATTAAAGCTAAAAACAATCAAAGTCCCACCTGCATCTTTAAACTCCAAATggggaaattttttaaaaaatacctttACTTATACTTAAGAACTAGGAACTCAAAATTCAATAATCAACATATACAATAAATTAATGACAAAAAATGGTcagaaaaaaaatcacaaaatatgattttcatcttcttcaaaagtaCTAAaaccatataaataattataacacATTAAAGCTAAAAACAATCAAAGTCCCACCTGCATCTTTAAACTCCAAATggggaaattttttaaaaaatacctttACTTATACTTAAGAACTAGGAACTCAAAATTCAATAATCAACATATACAATAAATTAatgaagaaaggaagaaaaacCCAGAAATTCAATCACAAAAAAAGAGCTAAAAAAgcatcaaaactaaaataataataactggATTAATCGAAGTTCCACCTGCATCTTTAAACTCCAAATGGGGAAAATTTTAAAGATCCCTTTATTTCTACTTAATAACTAcgaattcaaaatttaacatatacaataatttgataaagaaatgaaaaaaaatccagAAATTCAATCACAAAAAAGAGAGCTAAAAAagcatcaaaattaaaataataactggATTAATCGAAgattaaagacaaattaaaatcAAGGGTTCCTCATCCCCccaaccccccccccaaaaaaaagtgaaaaaccATTTTACCTTCTGAAATCTGTGAATTGGGTTGATCCAGAATCGATTTCCATATCTGGGtctagaatcaaaactaaaaaaaaagcaCTAATTCTGCAAAAATCTGGGTTGGATTTATCTCCTTTTCTTTGAGCGGGAAATTATGGGGGCAAAAAGGAACCCTAAaatttctaaaagaaaaaaatgtataattaaGGGTAAGGGTTTTGAAAGGTGAAACGAAAGAAGGTTGGTGATGGAGATTTTGGCTCTTAATCTTCTTCCATTTACCTCTTTCTTCAGCTTTGGGCTCTTCTTCTCTCTTCTGCCTTTCTAAACTAAAGTTACTATAGCCCATcatgtttctttttctttattattttctttgtgtttttgaattttttattattttatactgCTCTTGAATTCTGATTTTTCTCATTACTTTTTTGAAGGTgagtaaattattaataaatttatatttttatcatttaattttaaaaattattaaataattattaaattattaaactgttaaaattattattgtatagTCATTTCTATTTACACTACCTACACTAATAAAAAATTCTCATTTACCTTTTCTTCTAcagtttaacttttttttatgaaacaactttgaatgtaATTAAATTTATGAACCAAAATGCAAACAGCGTTCTGCTTTGATTTCCAACACTAATTGCCAAAACGACTTAGATCTAAATTATGTTCTTATACTCATCGATAAGTAATAATCATTATACTAAATATGGGATCTtcctttaaagtaaaaaaaaaacttaacaggttaatgacttaaataaaatttttttaaataatttcatcatcattttttaaaaaattttaattaaataattaaactgtaaactgttaaaaatattttaggataataaattgttttgttttatttatattaaattttcaagtttaaatcCCACTGGCAgctttcttttcaataaaattttcagggatttattgttttttaaatcttatattttattttagttttttttctttgactttcatttgttttatatgttttgatattCAAGTAAATTAACAAATCATTCATTTAATTTATACATTAAAAAATGTATTAGTGCTTAAATATAATAATGCATCTTAATTTATTCCAAGAGAAAGTACAGATAATTTATTAGATAGATGGAGATTGATTTAGGTAAACCTAGAAATTATTTAGGTTATTTACTTCCATTATTCTTTTAAaagatagaagaaaaaaaatgataaaatgacGCCGCAAATTCAagaaaaacttcatttttttttaataattattgctCACGAGATTACATAAACGAGCTACTGAACGGACCCCATAGACTCGAATATAAGTTATTGATTTCGGAAAACAACCTTTTATGTTAGAATTAAAGTATGTGAAAAATATCTACAGAGTCTCGATTTAATTAATATGATTATTGTTGTTAATATaagagatataaaattaaatgcgTTGAAacgtattatttttttatttataagttaaaGAGAGATTACGATTAGTTCTATCATTTTGTCaaaaaaacagatatgatcaaaatttataatgaggttgtttaaaaataatattgagaagactcatttcaatatatattatGAAGACTATTGTATTAAGAATcaaattgtattttatatatatatcaaaataagattCTACACCAAattttaatggtagaaataaataaaattttaataaaattaatcaatttactctttaattcaatttataaagattaaattatctaatttttgaagtaaaaagaataaaatataattttatctttttttattaaaaagtaaaatacaatctaactcttaGTACAGAAATAGGATCTCAATAACAATTTTATAGTTTAATACGAATATATTTATTGCCAGTGAAATTTTTTTAACTCCACAAACATGTTAAAAGTGTGACaagtattatatttatttatataattattttttactttttattacaccTTATAATATATTTGTCAAACCTTcaaaattctataaaataaataaataattatgggATGAAGTATTATTacatgttaaaaaattttatgagacaaaTACATTTTTACATGTTTAATGACATGTAAGTTTACTCTTTTCACGTatcacataaaaaaaattaaatgtatgacttacactaaaattaatttttcaaaactcaaaaagtaaataaaaactaAGAATCGATCAAATTGAAGAGTAAAAGACTAGAATTTCCgtttaataaaaactaaaatttcaaaattaataaaaatgaataaactaaaattgatatattaaaatatatcaactAAATATGCATACTACATCAACTAATAAGAGCAAAATTTGGCTTGGATTTAAACATGGTTTTAGCCCAACATGGGTTCTTACTTTAAGATGTCATTTGTGGTAATGAATTGACTTAAGAAATCAATAGCAAACATGGTATTTAACATTgttgatttttcataattttggCGAGAATGATCTTTCTGTGGAACTTGTAGGTTCATACAAGTAGAACAAGTCTTGGGGTATATATTGATTTTGAGATTTTTGAATCGAGTACTGAAGAGTTTAGGAGCAACACAACTTTAGATGAAGAATGAATGAACAAAAATAGCAAATGTCCCAATGACAGATGAAAGCAAAGACAAATATGGGGTAGAGGGGAATAGATCACCAGCCAAATGAAGCACATCCAAATGGCGGTAAAAGTATAGGAAGGCCCTGCAATAGGAatcaaattgtattttaaattgttcattgttcattgtacattagatcaaagaacaaattaatcctttctattaaaaatttcattcatttgtacTCTTAAAAATTAGCATGACTAATGGAATAATGTGACACTTAGCATCTACCTCATACTAAGGTATGAGAACTACAgaatgaccaatttactctttggtATAATGTATAtagattaatttacctatttttagtagaagaaacaaaatgcaatctgattACTAATAGAGGAGCCGGTGTCAATTTCAAAAAAGCAAAAGGGTCAATGATCATACCAAGCTGAAATCACATATCCAGCACATCATCAATCTCCCCTGACAGTAAACAACCATTGCAGTTTCATAACTATATTCAAGTAAATAAACTAACGAGTGAGGCGATAAGATCGGACTGTGTAGTCGAAATTGCCAATAGCTCATGTGAAAACAATCTAGTCTCAAATACCACAAAGGAAACTGCAATGAAAAGCGTACACAACTCTGTTCAAATTCTTCACAAAAAACCTGTTCATCAATTATTGACCATAGTGGTTAACAATTTAGATCAAACATACATAATGTGGAATGAATTTAGAACAAACAGAATCCGGCAAACATTTCACTCGGAACTGATTGATgatataattgaattattgaatccAATCACTGAGAACTATTTACCTAATGAACTAAATCTTTTTTGTAAGTAATCCTTTATCATATACAATGttcaagaattaaaataaaatcacctTAAAAGAACCTGACTTACACTATTATTTAACACTTACCAAATTACCAGTATTATATCAAGCTTTAACAGGctgatcttcttcttcttcatcatcatcatcaatatccCAACTCAAATCCTCCTCTTCCTCCGCAACAGTCAATCGCTTACGCAGATCAACCTTATTATTACTGCTCCCGGTATCTTCCCCTTTACTGTCATCGATGCTTTGAATCTCCTCGATAGCATCCCATCCTTCCTCCTCAGGCGTTGAAATACTCGAAACCACGGATACATCACTGTCCTTACAGGATCCTGCTTTCTCCTCATCGATTTTCAAACATTTCTCAACGTCTTCACTAGAACCCTCCTTCACACTATTAACATTTCCACTACCCTCCTCGTCATCCTCATCTATATCCCAGCTCAAATCTTCCTCTTCCTCCCCCGAAATTGCGCGTTTAACAAGCTTAGCTCTTGCTTCCTCTGCTTTCATTAGTTTATTCAACTTATAGAAATAATTAGTCCAATATCTCTTTGATTCAACTTCATCAGGATCAACATCTTTAAAAATATTTCGAATAACTGAAATTTCACTCAACAAACCCTCAATTTCCCCTTTTTTCTCTTCCAAATTAAACCCTAACTTCCAATTCTCAAAATCCTCTAAATCCTCCGGTTCCATACAGTAAGTACTTCTATCTGATTGAAGCGCTCGAATTTGCATCTCAAAACGACTATAACGTTTTCCATCAACGCTATTATTACTAGTACTTAATCTTTTAGAACTTTCAGAATCAGAGTTATCATCATCGGACGGTGATAAGAACGTATCTTTACCGTGAGAGATGATCTGAGCTGTTGATTTCCAAACGGAGCTACCGATGTCATCAATGGCTTGTCCCACCGACTCGAGCTTCTCCTGAGCAACGGAGGCACCGATCTCAAGTGAATCGTTGACGGCGCGTGAAGCCACGCTCCGGATGATCTCGGTTTCCTTCTTTAGCCCGGATCCGAATTCCTCAAATTCCTTCCGGTAAGATTCCATCACGGATTCGGACTTGTCGGCAAGGGCCTTTATTAAGCCGCCGAAACTCCATGTAGCAGACGATCCCAGGTCCGGAGTCGGGTCGGTGGGTAGATGAGAGGATTGGGATTGAATATCGTCGGCAAATACAGATTTGAAGAAATCCATTGGAAATTGCACAAAATTCAATTGGaaggaaaaattaaaaagagttttcctcctctctctctctctctccctttaTTAACaattataattgtatttattaatATGAAAGTAGGGGTTATGAAGGGATGGGGAAAAAGAGAGAATTGGGAATTTGTCACATGATCATGCCGTTTGGAAAGAGATATGCCGATTTTAAGCGGTGTTCCAaatttcctttcttcttttttttttttgtctatccAATATCATTATATACTATTAATGATTTTAAGTTTTGGTAACTTCAAAGATAATAAAAtgttactaaattattcaaatatttttatttaaattattagacTATCAAAATTGTTATTGTATGACTTTTTTTGTTCGTACCACCTACACCAATCgaaaacttttattttacttcttttctaaaatttagtttttttatgaaataatttaaaatatcacgAATCTACGAATCAAAATCTAAACagatttattttcctatttctaACACTGGCCATCAAATCGACTTAGATTTAATGTATATTCTTGTACTCGTCAATAGATATTGATCCACCATATTAATTATCAAATAATTACTTAGAGCTCACTAGTCAatcttgaaaaaagaaaaatttaactACCCAATgacttagataaaaaaatttagtgatttaaatgaaaagttttgaataGTTTATTAAGCATTTTGCAATTTTTTGAAGGTGAGtaaacaaaacataaacttactaataatttaattaccttaaatgtaatttactcattatttttaaaaatttatccatatttattttttattagaaattGATTTTGTGGTTTTTTTTCTTcatacaagttttttttttttagttaagcaATTGCAttaaaaagattttgaaatattaaatttgaatattttcatGCATAATTTAGATTATATTTCGGTCTAATTCTCGGTATACTTATATTTTGTCCAGATTTTATATTAGTTTAAGTTTTATTATAGATAACCTttgtccaattttattttaatttagatatGTACATTCTTTTGACTTATTAACTCAATCTGGTTAattctaataataatttttaaatgtataatataatctatactattatttaaattttttattgagtaTGTATTACGAGTTAATTAAATACCAATTcagttaaataaattatgaaaatgtctttaaaataagttatacgATTCAttgtattttaatctttttattaaaaaaagacaTGGCGGAATTTGAACCTATgtcaattatattaataaaactttaaatttaccacacaactaaaactttattttgatattttttatacatttttttaatatacaaaatttattatCTCCATCAGTTGTatgtattgataatgttactgaTTAAGTTAATGTAACAAGTTAACTCATTATCAATTCAAGATTGATGATaacaccatgataaacaattttactcatttaatattattaatctaatgtatttatatgtttaaattacattttactcGCAATATAATATATTCTTTCTATTTTAATATCgtatatatttcatgtattattatttattgtatgctatttttaaacatatatttcatatattattattaatcaatttcaaacaatattttttattatttattgtatattatttttaaacatatttatattataaatacgTTGTttttacattcataaatacgtgataatatttcaaattttataaaataaatgtcAGTCATTTAACTTATTGGAAGAACAACAATGCATGCATTGGGCACGGAAAATCGCAGGCATACCAGATTGTTTGTAGGGATTGtaatacattttttttttgttaaaaaagtcCTTAAACTCCTACATTTTATTTAAACAGAcccttaaactatttttataaatAGATAAGTCCACTAACTTATGATTTTCACCCATAAAAAAAatccttaattttattattaaagtaaaaatattttgaaatttatgctcttgtcttaatttttattgatgcagtataaattttatatacctAAAGgtcaacataaattttaaaagactaatcaatcaaaataaataaattatgtgttatgtgtataaacactttaaaaaatatttaaaatattatttaattttacttttaaaaaatattattttattttttatttaatgaaccATTCTCATcaaattcatataaacattagatgtgacttaacttaaaattttaaattgtttttactttaatattacaATAAAgagcttttatgagtaaaaataaaTGCTTGTTTAAAGGATGATAATATGTTGaataatatgaatataaataatagGTTAGAAGCTTATTTAATTACACAAACCCAACTATGACTAATTATTCTTATTGTCAAATAGCAATATCGATCACATGTGTCAAAATTTCATACTATTAGTCTTTACGATGTCGTTTATTAAATTTGTTCTAAGTGTTGATGAATCGGTTAAAAGGAATGTTGCAAAACTTGGTCACTCGTTTCTAAAAAGCTTTTATCATTGAGAATAGAACGTTCCACACTATCAAAAAGAATGAcgaagtaagggcattttaggtACATCTAAAATATACTTGTTTAAAACGTATAAATGCGTGAACTGGCAATTTATTATAGATATACTGGCATGTATGTAATTTATCTAACTGTATATAAAAGGACGGTCCAGACCGCACTCATTTTTAGTCACATGTGGATCACCACaatttgctttattttatttttctttgcgtTATAAAACtggttaaatttcaaatttggttCATATGttcaatttgaaactttaatttctaacataatttgatatttatatttttatagtgtcattaattagtccaaatagttaaCATCTTTAACTTTTCGATTAAAATGTTATATGGGTATTTATAATTCATAACACGAAAGCAAATCAAAACCCACCATGATTGTCAAATAGCAATATCAATCAAGTGCGTTGGATTTTCATCCTATTAGTCTTTACGATGTCGTTTATCAAAATTGTTCCCATATTTTGACGAGTCAACTAAAAGGAATGTTGCCAAACTTGGTCACTCATAAAAGGAATGTTGCCAAACTTGGTCACTCATTTCTAAAACGCTTTTATCAGTGGAACGTTACACACCATCAAAAGGAAGTTGCGAAGTTAGGGCATTTTAAGTACGTTCAAAATATACATGTCTAAAACGAATAAATGCGTGAGCTGGCAAATTATTATAGATGTACTAGCACATATGAAATTATGTAATTTGTATATAAAAGGAAGGTCCAGATGTCGTTCATTTTTATTGACACGTGGATCACCACGatttgctttcttttctttttatttgcattataaaaatgattaaatttcaattttagatCACCTGTTATACttagatttgaaatttaatttttcacattatttgatttctatagtttataatgttgttaattaattcaaatagtcATTGTTAACTTTTCGATTAAAATATCACGtgattacatataatttaaaatttgatatttaaataaaaaataaaaaagttaattttttaaaagtaaaactaAATTCCAATTGTTAATACTGTTAATTTTGTTTCTGTGAtactttgaaataaaaaaaacaaactatGTAGCagtgtaactaaaaaaatgaagttgtaatgaatttgaatttaacaaaataatattaacatttgCACCtgattttttaaatctaaaaagtaaaaagactaaattcctagaaataaaagtatagtggctaaattttaaaattatgaagaGTAAAAGGACTTaagacatattttaaccttaaaaaaaatACTGGGGGCATTATTGGAAAGTaagaaaaaaaggtaaaatgaAGGCGGTTTCTCAGTTAAGCTTACCCGCCGCCGACTCCACCGATTTCCCAAAATATTTACAAACAAAAACTAATCATAAAATTTCATAGTCACCCCTTTCTGACTTCTCCTTCGTTTCCTCCGCTCTAAAACTCATACATTACTAACAAAAGATAATTTATCTAAAAGAAAATCCATTTTAATTTCTCAGATGCGTGGCCATGATTGGATCAATACTTGTCTTCCCGACGAGCTGATCTTGGAGATCTTACGCCGGCTTGATTCCAAATCCAGCCATGATGCCTGTTCTCTCGTCTGTAAACGTTGGCTCGGTCTCGAGCGGCTTAGCCGTTCCACCCTCCGAATCGGCGCCTCTGGTAGCCCTGATATTTTTATCAAGTTCCTCGCTCAACGGTTCGTTAATGTCAAGGCTGTTCATATCGACGAGAGGTTATCGATTTCTTTGCCTGTTACCGCGGTAATCGAATCTCAGATTCGTCAAATTTTGCTTATTTTTTCATTATTACGCTTAAAATCTGAATGATTTCAGGATCTGAGTGGATACTGAGATTTGATCTATCTTAATTACCTTGTTTAATTGTTGATTTCGGATGTAATTTTGACTGTAGTATAATTGAATCGATTTATGTAAATGGAATGccatttatttgaattaaaaaaaatgtagaaGCGACCAAATGATGGACATGTTAATGAGGTAGCTTAACTTGTTCTTGGTGCAGGGGAAAAGGCGTCGCAGAGACGAGAATTCGCTTTTGTCTTTAAAGATACATTTTGCGGGTGAAAGAAATGAGCCCAAAGAAGAGGAGTGTGAACCATTCTGTTTGACAGATTCCGGTTTGACTGCAGTTGCTGATGGATTTGCTAAGCTAGAAAAGTTGAGCTTAATTTGGTGTTCTAATGTTACTAGTTTCGGTGTAATGTCCCTTGCACAGAAATGCTCGCTCTTAAAATCATTGGATTTGCAGGTAACTCATTATATGCTAGGGGAGGTTTTGGTGATATTTAACTCTATTAATCTATTATGTTTGTCAATTTGGTTGATTATGAGTTATTCAATAATTTAGTTCTACTACCAAGTATCCATCCTTAGTCGTTAATACTTAAAAATGCATTACCATATCTATGAATTTCTATATTTCTCAGACTTGGGTGCGAGTGTTTTGATATGGTTATGCTATGTAAAGGTTTTCTCTTTATTTAGAGGGTCTTAAGAATATATGTAGGACATGGttacttaaagaaaaatgaagctGGAGCAacatagatgaaattttaattgtcaTGTTCTACGAGTAATTCTAATT from the Gossypium hirsutum isolate 1008001.06 chromosome D09, Gossypium_hirsutum_v2.1, whole genome shotgun sequence genome contains:
- the LOC107929139 gene encoding BSD domain-containing protein 1 — encoded protein: MDFFKSVFADDIQSQSSHLPTDPTPDLGSSATWSFGGLIKALADKSESVMESYRKEFEEFGSGLKKETEIIRSVASRAVNDSLEIGASVAQEKLESVGQAIDDIGSSVWKSTAQIISHGKDTFLSPSDDDNSDSESSKRLSTSNNSVDGKRYSRFEMQIRALQSDRSTYCMEPEDLEDFENWKLGFNLEEKKGEIEGLLSEISVIRNIFKDVDPDEVESKRYWTNYFYKLNKLMKAEEARAKLVKRAISGEEEEDLSWDIDEDDEEGSGNVNSVKEGSSEDVEKCLKIDEEKAGSCKDSDVSVVSSISTPEEEGWDAIEEIQSIDDSKGEDTGSSNNKVDLRKRLTVAEEEEDLSWDIDDDDEEEEDQPVKA